In the Silene latifolia isolate original U9 population chromosome 1, ASM4854445v1, whole genome shotgun sequence genome, AATGTAGTGTGCCATAATGCCATTGCTTTTTAGTGTTAGGTTACTATTTTCGACACGTCCCACTTTGAAGTTTTTTACCTTGATTGCACATTGATTTCAAGCTGTACAATTATATAACTAATGAACCTTTCTTATTAGAGTAAATTGATAAACAGTACTAATATAAAGACCCTTTTTTTATAAAGaataccaacataatcaataattcgtaaacattaccaaaataataacttttATCTACAAATAGTACCAAGTCGCCTTTTTACTCTATTTTTTTCCTACTTTACACGTGCTTTCATCTAACAGAGGGAGTTTGGAAGTGGATGAGTCAAGATTTGTACTTAAATGATGGTTTCTTGGACTTTATATAGTAGGTTAAGATGAGATTTTTATGCGACTTGGTACTATTCATAgataaaagttaatattttggtactaattacgaattattgattatgttggtactgtTTATAAAAATGGTTCCTTATATTGGTATTGTTTATCAATTTACTCTTCTTATTATTGCTTTATACTCCTAATTGAGGCTTTTTGCGAAAGCATTTTTGTATTGGTTTTGAATGTATTTGATAATGCCGGATAGTTGTTTGGTGATCTTTCTACAAGACCCGTATGCTTGATTTTCGATATATTATCCAGAAATACGAAGATTATGTTCCGAGAAATTTGGTTTGGATTATTCATTTAAGTGATGTTGGTCAGATTGCCTATCATGTGCTGTCCATGATTTGTCAAAATTTAGATTTCTGTCCTTTTGCTGCAATGTGGGACTGAGTCCTACATTTGGTTATGCCCTGATCATTGTGCATGTTTTTGAAATCTCTTGATTGGATTTAAAGGTGATAAAGGTCCAttatttttttgatttatttgacgAAAGGCCAATTATTTTCGAACACATAATATTATATCGACAATAACATATTTGTCTTTATgcttatattgttattattattcccCTCTTGTGTGATTAGGATAAGCCTCCTGTTACTTGTTACTGCAATCTTGTTGCTTCAAGTTGTAGTTATGCTTGTGGGCGTCACTTTGTTATACCTAGTACGGAGTATTAAGATTTCATCTTCTAAACTGACTGTCAATAGTGATTTCTTTGTTTCGTTGTCGCTTTCTTCCGATTTTGACATATATACATTCTTGGATATCCTTTTTTATTAGACACTGCTAATGCCATCTTTACTTGTGTTACGGAGTATATTTTACAATTTACATCATGTCTCTTGTACAACTTCGGAGAGTTTTAGCGTGTTAGCCTGAAACGTTCATCTAATATACATGCTTTTAATGTGGGTGCTTTGCCGTGCTCACCTCCTAGTGTAGCCTGAAACATTCATCTAATATTCATGTGCTTTGTAGTTGATTAGCTGATTTCTCTCTTTGCCTGATACCCCGTGTATAATGCTTCTATAATCTAAAAGTTTTTCAGGCTGAAAACAAACAACAAAGATTTTTGACAGACGTTTAATTTAATTACGTTTACTAGACTTTTGAATTTGACTGAACCGAATGTTTTTGTTCTCAAAGGTATTGAAGCAAGAGGTTTTATTTTTGGTCCTCCGATTGCATTGGCGATTGGAGCAAAGTTTGTCCCTCTGAGAAAGCCAAAAAAATTGCCTGGTACATTCTCTCTTCCCTTCTGCTGATAGTTGCGTTAATGTTATTAAATTTAGTTGTTTCCGTATATTTCTAAGATAAGTGTGTACGATGAGTCGAAAGTGTTTCCCTTTAATTTGTGTATGGCTAGAAATTGCCAACAACCTTACTCGACTCAGGCTGCGTGTGTCAGTTGTGACACCATCTCAAGTGTCGGACACCGCTATTTTGTGAATGAATTTcatatttttggactaaaatgaAAATTCCAAATGTCCTGTCCTATCGAAAGGTCAGACTGTTGGACCTGTGACACGCAGTTAAAGCAAAGCGTTGAAGTAACGCATATCAAGAGTATTTACATGAATAAAAGTTGGCGTCCTATAACTTATATATTGATTTGTGACTTTGTGTGGCGCGTATAAATACCAGATGTTGCATCATGACAGGTGCAGTTTATTCGGAGGAGTATGTATTAGAGTATGGCAGTGATTGTTTAGAGATGCATGTTGGAGCAGTTGAACTTGGTGAACGTGCATTGGTCGTTGATGATTTGGTGGCTACCGGCGGCACTCTTTGTGCCGCCATGAATTTACTAGGTAGGTTTTCTGGTATCTGCTCGGACTTTATTCGGAACTGTTGTCATTTACAACTTCTCAATCTGACAGATTTTTACCTTGCTAACTTGAACTGAGGAATTGACTCAGAACTGTTATGTGCATGAAAAAAAGGCAGAACGGTTCTTGGTTTCTAAATAAGAGTCGAGAGACCGAATAAGTTGACTGTGGTATCTTTCGGACAGTAATTTTTCCGGCTTAAATGTGTTGCTTCTTACCAAGGGGATTTGTTCAATGCTCGAGTAATTTCTCGTTGTTCAACTAGTGAATGCATTTTGACAGTCTTCTGTTTCTTTCGACAGAACGTGCTGGAGCCGAAGTAGTTGAATGTGCATGTGTCATTGAACTACCAGATCTCAAGGTCGGGACACTCTCGCCTGTCATGTTCGCTTTACTTTCATTGTTGGATTATCGTAGTTAGTGTCTTAACTCTTAATCACTGCATATTTGATATTTTGCGCAGGGCCGTGACCGGTTGAAGGGAAAGCCATTATACGTATTGATGGAAGCTCACTAGTACGACCCAGTCGTACACTCTACTGAAAACAAATTGGCAGCTTAAGGAATTTTGTCATGGCCGCTAGTCGCTTATCATCGAGAACCTTTCTCCAACCATGATGCCGGAAGCATAAAACTCCTTGAGTCTCCTGCTCGATATTCTTCCCTTTGTAGGGTACTTAAGACGATTAAGCAGAAATCGATTTGTCCGTCTTGTATCGAGTTTATTGACTCCATTATGGTTTAGTTGATTTGTTCAACTGAAAAAAGATACTTACAATTATCTGATTATTTAAGGGAGTTTAATATTTTATATATCAACCATCTTCCCTTTCTAACATTATTTCAACTGGTTCTGACACGTCACAAACCAGAATTTGCGTTTATATAAACGGTCGTAACTGTCATAAGGAAGATACACAGATTCTGGACACAATGTCTGTCTACATATTCCAAAAATCATATTTTACAGAATGTTGCAGCATGCTTTGCTCTTTTGCCCATATCATCCTCACGTTAGCTACTGTTTCTTGTCTGCTGCACGCTGCTCACTTTAATGCCTAGAACCAAATATTAAAATAATACGAATTCTTGTGGAAGGCAGCGAGTAagtcttttctaaaaccatctcaTATTAAGATAATGTAAGATACTGAATTATTCCTAAAACAACAATGCTTAAAGGTGTCACCAATACGATTAGACCTGTATTTGGGCCGGGCGGGCCGGGCTCTCTTAGTCAAACCCGGGCTAGGC is a window encoding:
- the LOC141592009 gene encoding adenine phosphoribosyltransferase 3-like isoform X2, with the protein product MSLFPITRTVEIRDGIMFQDITTLLLDPKAFKDTVDLFVERYKNKNISVVAGIEARGFIFGPPIALAIGAKFVPLRKPKKLPGAVYSEEYVLEYGSDCLEMHVGAVELGERALVVDDLVATGGTLCAAMNLLERAGAEVVECACVIELPDLKGRDRLKGKPLYVLMEAH
- the LOC141592009 gene encoding adenine phosphoribosyltransferase 4-like isoform X1, with the protein product MSTCNGGGDPRLSYINKKIRVVPNFPKPGIMFQDITTLLLDPKAFKDTVDLFVERYKNKNISVVAGIEARGFIFGPPIALAIGAKFVPLRKPKKLPGAVYSEEYVLEYGSDCLEMHVGAVELGERALVVDDLVATGGTLCAAMNLLERAGAEVVECACVIELPDLKGRDRLKGKPLYVLMEAH
- the LOC141592009 gene encoding adenine phosphoribosyltransferase 3-like isoform X3 yields the protein MFQDITTLLLDPKAFKDTVDLFVERYKNKNISVVAGIEARGFIFGPPIALAIGAKFVPLRKPKKLPGAVYSEEYVLEYGSDCLEMHVGAVELGERALVVDDLVATGGTLCAAMNLLERAGAEVVECACVIELPDLKGRDRLKGKPLYVLMEAH